The Thermococcus sp. CX2 genome window below encodes:
- a CDS encoding glucodextranase DOMON-like domain-containing protein → MRKVLSLFAIFVMLGSLLAVQPSVTAVEPQPLNVIIVWHQHQPYYYDPIQDIYTRPWVRLHAANNYWKMAYYLSEYPEIHATIDLSGSLIAQLADYMNGAKDNYQIVTEKIANGEPLTVDEKWFMLQAPGGFFDHTIPWNGEPITDPNGNPIRDFWDRYTELKNKMLQAKAKYANLPVEEQKIAVTNEFTEQDYIDLAVLFNLAWIDYGYIMSHPELKALYDKVDEGGYTREDVKTVLDAQMWLLNHTFEEHEAINLLLGNGNVEVTVVPYAHPIGPILNDFGWESDFNDHVKKADELYKEYLGGGQVEPVGGWAAESALNDKTLEILAENGWTWVMTDQLVLQKLGIEGTVENYYKPWVAEFDGKKIYLFPRDHALSDRVGFSYGGMNQYDAVEDFINELLKLQKQNYDGSLVYVITLDGENPWEHYPYDGKLFLETLYKRLTELQEQGLIRTLTPSEYIQLYGDQANKLTPQMMERLDLTGDNVEALKKAQSLNELYDMVGVKEEMQWPESSWVDGTLSTWIGEPQENYGWYWLYLARKALMEHKDEISPADWEKAYEYLLRAEASDWFWWYGSDQSSGQDYTFDRYLKTYLYEMYRLAGLEAPSYLYGNFLPDGEPYTVRALDGLGEGQVKNYSSMSPVAEGVSVYFDGEGIHFIVKGDLSEFEISIYEKGERVGNTFTLLQDKPTELRYSMFPYSKDSVGLMITKHIVYRDGKAEVYAATDYEESEKLGDAVVKQVNGGVEVIVPFDYIETPDDFYLAVSTVQNGELEIITTPIELKLPTEVKGVTLVDIADPEGDDYGPGTYTYPTDKVFVPGAFDLLRFRMLEQTDAYVMEFYFKDLGGNPWNGPNGFSLQIIEVYFDFTDGGNSSAIKMFPDGPGANVNLDPEHPWDVALRIAGWDYGNLIVLPNGTVYQGEMQISADPVKNAIIVKIPKKYIQINEDYGFWGDVLVGSQDGYGPDKWRPVAVEAEQWKLGGADPQAVINNVAPRVVDELVPEGFKPTQEEQLSSYDANEIKLATVKAIPLLKQGITVLDPEGDDHGPGTYTYPTDKVFVPGHLDLLKFKMIEGDDAWTLEFYFKDLGGNPWNGPNGFSLQIIEVYFDFTDGGNTSAIKMFPDGPGSNVQLDPGHPWDLALRIAGWDYGNLIVLPDGTVYQGEMQISADPVKNAIIVKVPKKYLSITDYGLYTAVLVGSQDGYGPDKWRPVAVEAEQWKLGGADPQAVIDNLAPRVVDMLIPEGLKPTQEEQLSSYDLEKKTLATVLMIPLVEGTGGEEVTPTETPSETTTTPSETTTTPQETTTTPAETTTSTTTPGEEGGICGPAILLGLALAPLLLRRRR, encoded by the coding sequence ATGAGAAAAGTGCTTTCCCTCTTTGCAATTTTTGTAATGCTCGGAAGCCTTCTGGCAGTTCAGCCAAGCGTAACCGCAGTAGAGCCCCAGCCGCTTAACGTTATAATAGTCTGGCACCAGCACCAGCCGTATTACTACGACCCGATTCAGGACATCTACACGAGGCCGTGGGTGAGGCTCCACGCGGCCAACAACTACTGGAAGATGGCCTACTATCTGAGTGAATACCCTGAGATTCACGCCACGATAGACCTCTCGGGCTCGCTCATAGCCCAGCTTGCGGACTACATGAATGGAGCGAAGGACAACTACCAGATAGTGACAGAAAAGATAGCCAACGGCGAGCCGCTCACCGTTGACGAAAAGTGGTTCATGCTCCAGGCCCCCGGTGGGTTCTTCGACCACACCATACCGTGGAACGGCGAGCCGATAACTGACCCCAACGGCAATCCCATAAGGGACTTCTGGGACCGCTACACCGAGTTGAAGAACAAGATGCTCCAAGCCAAGGCGAAGTACGCCAACCTGCCCGTGGAGGAGCAGAAAATAGCCGTTACCAACGAGTTCACGGAGCAGGACTACATAGACCTCGCCGTTCTGTTCAACCTTGCCTGGATAGACTACGGCTACATAATGAGCCACCCAGAGCTGAAGGCCCTCTACGACAAGGTCGATGAAGGCGGCTACACGAGGGAGGATGTTAAGACAGTTCTGGACGCCCAGATGTGGCTCCTCAACCACACCTTCGAGGAGCACGAGGCCATTAACCTTCTCCTCGGCAACGGCAACGTGGAGGTTACCGTCGTCCCCTACGCCCACCCGATAGGGCCGATACTCAACGACTTCGGCTGGGAGAGCGACTTCAACGACCATGTGAAGAAGGCCGACGAGCTCTACAAGGAGTACCTCGGCGGCGGCCAAGTTGAGCCGGTTGGAGGATGGGCCGCTGAGAGCGCCCTCAACGACAAGACCCTTGAAATTTTGGCAGAAAACGGCTGGACCTGGGTCATGACCGACCAGCTCGTGCTCCAGAAGCTTGGCATCGAGGGGACGGTCGAGAACTACTACAAGCCCTGGGTGGCCGAGTTCGACGGAAAGAAGATATACCTCTTCCCGAGGGACCACGCGCTGAGCGACCGCGTCGGCTTCAGCTACGGTGGAATGAACCAGTACGATGCCGTTGAGGACTTTATAAACGAGCTTCTCAAGCTCCAGAAGCAGAACTACGATGGAAGCCTCGTTTACGTCATAACCCTCGACGGAGAAAACCCCTGGGAGCACTACCCCTACGACGGCAAGCTCTTCCTTGAGACGCTCTACAAGAGGCTCACCGAGCTCCAGGAGCAGGGCCTCATAAGGACCCTCACTCCGAGCGAGTACATCCAGCTCTACGGCGACCAGGCGAACAAGCTCACCCCCCAGATGATGGAGCGCCTCGACCTGACCGGTGACAACGTTGAGGCCCTCAAGAAGGCCCAGAGCCTCAACGAACTCTACGACATGGTGGGCGTTAAGGAAGAGATGCAGTGGCCAGAGTCAAGCTGGGTAGACGGAACGCTCTCGACCTGGATCGGCGAGCCCCAGGAGAACTACGGCTGGTACTGGCTCTACTTGGCGAGAAAGGCCCTTATGGAGCACAAGGATGAAATAAGCCCGGCCGACTGGGAGAAGGCCTACGAGTATCTCCTTCGCGCTGAGGCCAGCGACTGGTTCTGGTGGTACGGAAGCGACCAGAGCAGCGGGCAGGACTACACCTTCGATCGCTACCTCAAGACCTACCTCTACGAGATGTACAGGTTAGCTGGCCTCGAGGCCCCGAGCTACCTCTATGGAAACTTCCTCCCCGATGGAGAGCCCTACACAGTTAGAGCCCTCGACGGCCTCGGGGAGGGCCAGGTCAAGAACTACTCGAGCATGTCCCCCGTCGCTGAAGGCGTAAGCGTCTACTTCGACGGTGAGGGAATTCACTTCATAGTTAAGGGAGACCTCAGCGAGTTTGAGATAAGCATATACGAGAAGGGCGAACGCGTTGGCAACACTTTCACGCTCCTCCAAGACAAGCCGACCGAGCTGAGGTACTCGATGTTCCCCTACTCGAAGGACAGCGTCGGGCTGATGATAACCAAGCATATAGTTTACAGGGACGGAAAGGCAGAGGTTTACGCCGCGACGGATTACGAGGAGAGCGAGAAGCTCGGCGATGCGGTTGTTAAGCAGGTAAACGGCGGAGTAGAGGTCATCGTTCCCTTCGACTACATCGAGACCCCAGATGACTTCTACTTAGCTGTCTCGACCGTTCAGAACGGCGAGCTCGAGATTATAACCACCCCGATTGAGCTGAAGCTCCCCACGGAGGTCAAGGGAGTAACCCTCGTGGACATCGCCGACCCCGAGGGCGATGACTACGGTCCTGGAACCTACACATACCCAACTGATAAGGTCTTCGTTCCTGGAGCCTTCGACCTCCTCAGGTTCAGGATGCTCGAGCAGACCGATGCTTACGTGATGGAGTTCTACTTCAAGGATCTCGGTGGCAACCCGTGGAACGGACCGAACGGCTTCAGCCTCCAGATAATCGAGGTTTACTTTGACTTCACCGACGGAGGAAACAGCTCGGCAATAAAGATGTTCCCAGACGGGCCGGGAGCAAACGTCAACCTTGACCCCGAGCACCCGTGGGATGTGGCATTGAGAATAGCCGGCTGGGATTATGGAAACCTCATAGTCCTGCCGAACGGAACTGTCTACCAGGGCGAGATGCAGATAAGCGCTGACCCAGTTAAGAACGCCATAATCGTAAAGATCCCGAAGAAGTACATCCAGATAAACGAGGACTACGGATTCTGGGGAGACGTTCTCGTTGGGAGCCAGGACGGCTATGGGCCCGATAAGTGGAGGCCAGTTGCAGTTGAAGCGGAACAGTGGAAGCTCGGTGGAGCTGACCCGCAGGCGGTAATCAACAACGTCGCACCAAGGGTCGTTGATGAACTCGTCCCAGAGGGCTTTAAGCCAACCCAGGAGGAGCAGCTAAGCTCTTACGACGCCAACGAGATAAAGCTCGCCACCGTCAAGGCCATTCCGCTCCTCAAGCAGGGCATAACCGTGCTCGACCCGGAGGGTGACGACCACGGTCCGGGAACCTACACCTACCCGACCGACAAGGTCTTCGTGCCAGGACACCTCGACCTGCTCAAGTTTAAGATGATTGAAGGCGACGACGCCTGGACCCTCGAGTTCTACTTCAAGGATCTCGGTGGCAACCCGTGGAACGGACCGAACGGCTTCAGCCTCCAGATAATCGAGGTTTACTTTGACTTCACCGACGGAGGAAACACCAGCGCGATCAAGATGTTCCCGGACGGCCCAGGAAGCAACGTCCAGCTCGATCCGGGACACCCGTGGGACCTGGCCCTTAGGATAGCGGGCTGGGACTACGGAAACCTGATAGTGCTCCCAGACGGAACCGTTTACCAGGGTGAAATGCAGATTTCAGCCGACCCAGTAAAGAACGCCATAATAGTTAAGGTTCCCAAGAAGTACCTGAGCATCACCGACTACGGGCTCTACACTGCGGTGCTCGTAGGCTCCCAGGACGGCTACGGTCCAGACAAGTGGAGGCCAGTTGCAGTTGAAGCCGAGCAGTGGAAGCTCGGAGGAGCTGACCCGCAGGCAGTCATAGACAACCTCGCCCCGAGAGTGGTTGACATGCTCATCCCAGAAGGGCTCAAACCAACACAGGAGGAGCAGCTGAGTTCCTACGACCTCGAAAAGAAGACCCTCGCGACGGTCCTCATGATACCGCTCGTCGAGGGAACCGGTGGCGAGGAAGTGACTCCCACTGAGACACCGAGCGAAACGACGACCACTCCAAGCGAGACCACAACAACGCCGCAGGAGACCACAACAACTCCAGCCGAGACCACCACTAGCACAACCACGCCTGGTGAAGAGGGAGGAATCTGCGGTCCGGCGATTTTGCTTGGACTGGCTTTGGCTCCGCTCCTGCTCAGGAGGAGAAGGTAA
- a CDS encoding ABC transporter permease subunit produces the protein MGQKRKEIIKSFILTLAAIFIMFIILFPVYYIFTVSIKPAATLATTKIELIPRNVTLDAYREVLFGFKGSKVSENFTGTIEGQVRIEGGKLYLDNGKLTGTIKYGPFTGLKFEIPISGIIFDVSTTENVQGVLKGDVRGLFVLTRVNDDGSIGFGIIRGVELTGGDVNGISVSGPMEKYVVLRNTGTVEFTVVGKFVNSVFFGYLKNSLLLATLTVLLSLIFVVPAAYAFSRMQFFGRDHILYFYLMFTQVAGGLGIAGLIALYGMIVKLGLYDKLPVLSFIYAAGSVPFNTWLLKGYIDSISPDFDEAALVDGASYLQIIRHVLLPMALPGIATVAIFAFIGGWTEFILASLLLTEKNQPLSVWIYLLMGGIGRGIDWSYFAAAALLFALPVFVMFMLAQNYIRSGLTVGGLKE, from the coding sequence ATGGGCCAAAAGAGAAAGGAGATAATCAAGAGCTTCATCCTCACCCTCGCGGCCATCTTCATAATGTTCATCATTCTCTTCCCAGTGTACTACATATTCACCGTGTCGATAAAACCAGCCGCAACGCTCGCAACAACAAAAATTGAGCTCATCCCGAGGAACGTTACGCTCGATGCCTACAGGGAGGTGCTCTTCGGATTCAAAGGAAGCAAGGTAAGCGAGAACTTTACGGGAACCATCGAGGGACAGGTGAGAATAGAGGGCGGAAAGCTCTACCTAGACAACGGAAAGCTTACGGGGACGATTAAGTACGGACCGTTCACTGGACTGAAGTTTGAAATACCCATTTCTGGCATCATCTTCGACGTTTCCACAACGGAGAACGTCCAGGGGGTGCTTAAAGGGGACGTAAGGGGACTCTTCGTCCTGACCAGGGTCAACGACGACGGGAGCATAGGCTTCGGAATAATCAGGGGGGTCGAGCTAACGGGCGGAGACGTCAACGGGATTTCAGTCTCGGGGCCAATGGAAAAGTACGTCGTGCTCAGGAACACGGGAACCGTCGAGTTCACGGTGGTCGGAAAGTTCGTCAACTCGGTGTTCTTCGGCTACCTGAAGAACAGCCTCCTGCTGGCCACGCTGACAGTCCTCCTGTCACTGATATTCGTCGTTCCAGCGGCCTACGCATTCTCAAGGATGCAGTTCTTCGGCAGGGATCACATTCTGTACTTCTACCTGATGTTCACGCAGGTTGCAGGGGGTCTCGGCATAGCCGGGTTGATAGCCCTCTACGGTATGATAGTCAAGCTCGGCCTATACGACAAGCTGCCGGTGCTGTCTTTCATCTATGCCGCCGGAAGCGTTCCCTTTAACACCTGGCTCCTCAAGGGATACATCGACTCCATAAGCCCCGACTTCGACGAGGCGGCACTGGTAGATGGCGCGAGCTATCTGCAGATTATAAGACACGTCCTCCTGCCGATGGCATTACCAGGAATAGCCACCGTGGCGATATTCGCCTTCATAGGCGGCTGGACGGAGTTCATCTTAGCGAGCCTGCTTCTAACCGAAAAGAACCAGCCCCTCTCAGTGTGGATATACCTCCTCATGGGAGGAATCGGCAGGGGAATAGACTGGAGCTACTTCGCCGCGGCGGCGCTGCTCTTCGCGCTGCCAGTCTTCGTGATGTTCATGCTTGCCCAGAACTACATACGGAGCGGTCTAACCGTCGGAGGTTTGAAGGAGTGA
- a CDS encoding carbohydrate ABC transporter permease: protein MKKITTIALFLILPGMAAFLLFNLWPIVYSVYLAFTNAQLGNFPIQAPDTEPLKFVGLENFRWILSDEKFRSAFMWTWIFVATSVTLKVLVGTFLSLLYNSKYVKGKMIYRSLLIIPWALPLLFSVTVWRFMFDPVFGPINQILKSIGVSTLPNWTNDPFWGIVALNIIEVWLAYPFMITVITAALQSVPSTLVEAAIIDGASYWQRLRHVVLPIVGKPIAFATILTSAASFQYFMVPYIYNAGLFEDKFILLYGFRKAFGAAPHYGRAAAVMIIATLVLAVYMYVNVRITKLQEGAKG from the coding sequence ATGAAGAAGATCACTACGATTGCTTTGTTCCTTATTCTGCCAGGAATGGCAGCGTTCCTCCTCTTCAACCTGTGGCCGATAGTTTACTCGGTTTACCTCGCCTTCACAAATGCCCAGCTCGGGAACTTCCCGATTCAGGCCCCTGACACCGAGCCGCTCAAATTCGTCGGCCTCGAAAACTTCAGGTGGATACTCAGCGACGAGAAGTTCAGAAGCGCCTTTATGTGGACGTGGATATTCGTCGCAACGAGCGTTACCCTCAAGGTTCTTGTGGGAACCTTCCTCAGCCTGCTCTACAACAGCAAGTACGTCAAGGGCAAGATGATCTACAGGTCGCTCCTGATAATCCCATGGGCCCTACCGCTCCTCTTCTCGGTCACCGTTTGGAGGTTTATGTTTGATCCGGTTTTTGGTCCTATTAATCAGATTCTCAAATCGATCGGCGTGAGTACCCTCCCCAACTGGACGAACGACCCTTTCTGGGGCATTGTAGCGCTCAACATAATTGAGGTGTGGTTGGCGTATCCCTTCATGATAACCGTCATAACCGCCGCCCTGCAGTCCGTTCCAAGCACACTGGTCGAGGCGGCCATCATAGATGGGGCCAGCTACTGGCAGAGGCTCCGGCACGTCGTTCTCCCAATAGTCGGCAAGCCTATTGCCTTCGCCACCATCCTCACATCGGCGGCAAGCTTCCAGTACTTCATGGTGCCCTATATCTACAACGCGGGCCTCTTCGAGGACAAGTTCATACTGCTCTACGGCTTCAGGAAGGCATTCGGTGCAGCACCCCACTACGGAAGGGCAGCGGCGGTGATGATAATAGCGACCCTTGTGCTGGCGGTGTACATGTACGTCAACGTTAGGATAACCAAACTCCAGGAGGGTGCCAAGGGATGA